The genomic region AATTACAACGCACTCGCCACCTTCATGGAAACGATGGAATCGGGATCTTTCACCGGTTCGCCGCGCTTGATCTGGTCGACATTTTCCATGCCCTCGATGACCTGGCCCCAGACCGTGTATTGGCGGTTGAGAAAGGGCGCGTCCTCAAAGCAGATGAAAAACTGCGAGTTGGCGCTGTCCGGGTTCTGGGCGCGCGCCATGGAACAGGTGCCGCGCACATGGGGTTCCTCGTTGAACTCGGCTTTAAGGTCCGGCTTGGACGAACCGCCCGTGCCAATGCCGTGGGGGCAGCCGACCTGTGCCATGAACCCGTCAATCACCCGGTGAAAGACAATGCCGTCATAAAAGCCCTCGCCAGCCAGTTCCTTGATCCGCGCCACATGATTGGGCGCAAGATCGGGCCGCAGCTTGATAACAACCGGCCCTTTGGTGGTTTCCATGACGAGTGTGTTTTCCGGATCTTCGTAAGCCATGCCGGCCCCCTTTTCTTGACTGTTCCGCGTTTGATGCTTCGCGATTGACTGGCGTCAGCCGGCCTGTTCGGCAAGCGTCATTTTGATGATCTTGTCGGGCTCCGATACCATACCGTTCTGGCCGGTACCACGCTTGATCTTGTCCACATGCTCCATGCCGCCGACCACTTCTCCGATCACCGTATACTGGCCGTTGAGGAAGTCGCCATCGGCAAACATGATGAAGAATTGCGAATTGGCGGAATTGGGATCGGCAGCCCGTGCCATGCCCACTGTACCGCGCTTGAAGGGTTCACCGGTAAACTCCGCCTCGATATCCGGCAGGTCCGAACCGCCGGTCCCCGTTCCGGTCGGATCCCCGGTCTGGGCCATGAAACCGTCGATCACCCGGTGAAAGACGATGCCGTCATAAAAGCCCTTTCCAACCAGCGTCTTGATCTGCGCGACGTGTTTGGGCGCAAGATCGGGCCGGAGCCGGATCGTAACCCTGCCATCCTTCAAATCGAGATAGACCATATCTTCTTCCGCCTGCTCACTTGCAGCATTTGGCGCGTTCTGTCCGGTGGCAGGTTCAGACGTCGCCGGCGCCTCGGTTTTCGGCGTTTCACTCTGCGGCGCTTCGGGCGCTCCGTTGTTACAGGCGGCAAGGGCAAGCGCCAGCAAGGGCGCAGCAAGAAGCTTCAGCATTTTGGTCATCGAGTTCCTCGGGAGTACAAATGGGAGAAGTGTGTGGCCGGACGGCCGGTCAGGAGAGTTTTTGTTTGAGCGCCTTGTCGACCACCGCCGGCACAAAACCGGAAACATCGCCGCCCATGGAGGCGATCTGGCGCACAAGTGTGCCGGTAATATGGCCAAGCCCTGCCGATGCCGGTACGAAAACGGTCTGGACGTCCGGTGCCATGGCGCTGTTCATGCCCGCCATCTGCATTTCATAGTTGAAGTCGGTGGAATCGCGCAGGCCGCGCACCATCACCGTGGCACCGTTTTCCCGCGCGGCATTGACCACCAGCCCGGAAAACGAAATCACCGAAACCCGCCCGCTCACATCCACGCGTTCGCTGACGGACTGTTCGATCAGCTTTGCCCGCTCTTCAAAGGAGAACACCGGCTTCTTGCTCGCCTGCACACCGATTGCCACCACGACACGGTCTGCAAGCGCCAGCGCCTGCCGGATTACGTCCACATGGCCGTTGGTCAGCGGATCAAAGCTGCCCGCATAAAGTGCAATACGGATTTCTGCGTCACTCATGGGGCTCTTTTGTCACCCCTTAGCGCCAATCGCAACCGCAATTTCGCGGCGCGGGCTGCCCGCAGGATGTGACGGACCACACATCGCCGCCCCGCCGTTTCAACCAGTATCGGGGATGCTGCCAGCCTCAGTTCCGGCCGCGCCATGACCGATGAATGCACGATGAATGGAACTTTCCGCCGCCATTCACGTTGTAAGTGCAAGAAATGGCACTGAACTGAAGCAAAAGATGCATCAAATGCAGGAGATTTCCATGGTTTTGCTCATCACCGCCTTTTTCATGATCACCATCCTGTCCATCGCCGCCATCATGCGCCTTGAAAGCGAGAAACAGGCAGGCCGCGAGCGCCGCCTGAAGCGCCTCGACGACTATCGCTGGGTCGAATAAGCCCGCTTACGGCATGTAGCCCCCATTTGCCGTTTCGGCCTGTTTTTCTACAGGCTTGCCCCACTTTTTCGCAAGCTTGCGAGTGTCCCTTATTCCCATTGCCCCCTAAATGTGGTTCATCCATCGGGTTTTTGCCGGGAGCCCGAATTGATCTCCAAACTCGCCCACTGGTTTTACACCTGGAAACATCCGGTCACCACTCCGGCGGTGGAAAATCTTCAGTCCGCCTCCAAACGTGCCGCTGACGCCCTTGGCGGGAGCAAAACCGCCTTTCCCCACGTGCTTTACCCAACCAGCCGCGACATTCGTGTCAAGCCCCAAGGCACGTTGTCGCCGCTGATCCGCCTGGCAGGGCTTGTTCATGGCCGCCCGGTACACATTGCCCTCTGGCAGAACCAGGCAACAGGGGTATTGGGACCACTTGCCCGCAGCCGCAAATCAGCCCGCAAACCCCGGGTGCTGAAGGAAAACGCCATCCTCTTCTGGCAGTCCGGCAACAAGGCGCCAGGCAAGACAACCGGCGAGGCCCATGTACTCAAGATCAGCCTTGCCCACCGTTCCCATGCGCGGGAAATCCGCATGCTGAAAACCCTGTCCGCATTTAACGGTCTTGTCCCGAAGATCGAGGCCGCAGACCCAAACCTGCGCTGGATTGTGCTGGAGAAGATCGAGGCAGTACGCGAGCTCAGCGCGCCCGAACAGGCCGAATGCTATGTGGAGCAGATAGCGCCCGGCTATTTCGACTTCTGGGGATGCAGGACCAGGCCCGTCAGCCGCTATCTTGGCAGCCGCTGTCTTGGCACCATGGCAACGCCCGATGCGCTGGAAGCGGAAGCACGGCGCCTTGGCATCGAGCTGCCCGCGGGCTGGCAGAACGGATCGATGGACTGGTCGATTACCCATGGCGGCGGCATATGCGAGGAAATCCTGATAAGAACCGACGGGCGGCCCTGTCTTCTTGACTGGGAAAAGGCAACGCTGGCCCCCATTGGCGAAGACCTGCTGCAGGTCTTCGAGCACTGCCCGCAGATGACCTTGCGATTCTTCGACGGCATTTCAGTAGCCGGGGCACTGCCGGCCAAAGCCCAGCTTGCCATCGTTTTGTGCATGCGCAGTCTCGCAAAGCAAAAGCGAGCCAGAATCAATCCGAAAAGCGTTCGCTCCGACCGCATCTGCGCAGCCCATCTGGTTGCAGCAGAAAATACCCGCTGAGCGGATATCAGGCCGGTGAGCGCTTGAGAAAGGCCATCCAGATACCGCCGGCAACCAGCAATCCGCCGCTGAGCTTTTCAACCAGCCGCACACGGGTGCGTGTCAGCGCGGAGCCGGCTTTTCCAGCAAGCAGCGCATACAGGCTGTCGAAGATGGTGGCCACTGCCATGAAGGTGAGCCCATAAACTACCGATTGCCAGAACGGGCTTCCTGCTGCGGGATTGACGAATTGCGGCAAAAAGGCACCGAAAAACAGCAATGCCTTGGGGTTTGACCAGATTACCAGAACGCCCTGCCAGAAATAACCGATGCGCGGCGGCTTTACCGTGCCGGGATCGGCCAGCCTTCCATCGGACCTTAGCAGCGAAATGCCAAGCCAGATGAGATAGGCCGCACCCGCCAGCTTGATCCAGAAGAACCATTCCGCCATCATCCGCACCACCGATTCAAGGCCGAGCGCCACGATCAGCACCATCGGCAGCAGGCCGACCTGGGTGCCCAGCACGTTGAGCAGCCCCGCCCTTGCCCCGCCTCTCAGCGAATTGGCGATGATCACCGTTACCGTGGGACCGGGAACGATAACGATCACGAAACAGGCGAATGCGAAAACAAGCAGGGTCGGCAGGGTCATGGCAACAGCCTTTCACGATGGATGGCAGCAACCTGCGGGGACGGCAGTAACCTGCGGGCTTGCAGCAGCAGGCCACACCTGCTTAGAAGGTTCACTGTAGAACCAGAACGCTACACAGCAAGCCTTCACCCGACAAGACGAAAAACGCGATGAACCTGTTCGAAAATCCGGTTTTCCTTACCCTGTTGGTGGCGGGCGTATTCGCCATTGGCGGCCTGTTTGCACGGCGGGCATTGAGCATGCGGCTTTTCTTGCTTGGTGCCGGCATCGCCGCTGCCCTTGCCGCCTGGTTTTCACAGAGCATGGCCCTTGCGGCCATCGCCGGTGCCGCCATCGCGGTAAATCTTTTCCGGATCTACGAAATTCACAACACCTCGCGCCGCATCCGCCACATCCGCCACTATGGATACAACGTTTCCGATCTGCGCAAATACATGCGCCCGGCATCCTTCAGCGCCGGGCAGACCATTTTCGAAAAAGGCGACCCCGCAGACCGGCTTTACCTGGTCGATGAAGGCACGGTGGCGATCGACAATGGCGCGAAAGTCGAAAAGGACGGCCTCTTGGGCGAAGTCGGCCTGTTTACCCGCTCCGCCAGCCGCTCCATGGGCGCAAGGGCACTGGGCGATGTGAAGCTGCGCATGCTGGGGGCAGAGGAAGTTAGCAGGCTTTGCCTCGACGACCCGGAATTTGCCTATGCACTGGCCCAGATCATGGCAACGCGGATGAGCGAGAATCTGCAGCAATTGGACAAAGACTGAACGCCGGTTCGATCACCGTCCGCCAGATCAACTCTCTGCATCGCCCTCCGGTGCCACATCCTGGTCCGGTGCCCCGTCGTCGCCGCCGGTTGCAACCTGTGCATCGGCCTCTCCGCCGGGTTCAACCATACCCGCCTCCTCGGGCAGCAGGTCCTCGTCCTCGTCATCGGCTTCGCTGACGCGCTCGACGGAAACGACTTCCTCGCCCTCCGCCGTCTTGAACACGGTAACGCCCTGGGTGGAGCGCCCGGCAATGCGAATATCAACGACCGGGCAGCGGATCAACTGGCCGCCATCGGTCACCAGCATGATCTGGTCGGTTTCCTCGACCGGGAAGGAGGAAACAAGCTGGCCATTGCGCTCGTTGACCACCATGGCGGCAATGCCCTTTCCGCCGCGGCCGGAAACCCGGTATTCATGGCTTGAGGAGCGCTTGCCGAACCCTTTTCTGGAAAGCGTGAGGATGAACTGTTCGCGCTCGCGCATGACCTGGTAGCGTTCTTCCGAAAGCACCTGTTCGTCGTCGCCTTCTTCCACTTCCACCGGCTCCGGCACTTCGCCCGATTCGGCGGCAAGCTCTGCCCGCCGGCGCTTCAGATAGGCTGTGCGTTCCCATGCCTCGGCCTGCGAGGGATTGAGGATGGTCATCGAGATAACCGTATCGCCATCCGCCAGGTTGATGCCGCGCACACCCACAGAATTACGCCCGGTGAACACCCGCACATCGGTAACGGGAAAGCGGATGCACTGCCCCCGTGCGCTGGTCAGCAACACGGTGGCGTCCTCCGTACAGGTTTCCACCCCGACAATGCCGTCGCCACCGTCGAGCTTCATGGCGATTTTGCCGTTGCGGTTTACCTGAATGAAGTCGGAAAGCTTGTTGCGCCGCACCGTGCCGCGCCGCGTGGCGAACATGATGTCCAGATCTTCCCAGCTTGCCTCGTCTTCGGGCAGCGGCATGGTCTTGGTAATGCGTTCATCGGCCTGCAGCGGCAGCAGGTTGACGAGTGCCTTGCCGCGCCCCTGAGGGGCTGCCAGCGGCAGTTTCCACACTTTCATTTTGTAGACGATGCCGCGCGAGGAGAAAAACAGGATCGGCGTATGGGTATTGGCGACGAACAGCCGGGTGACGAAATCCTCGTCCTTGGTCGACATGCCCGAGCGGCCCTTGCCGCCGCGCCGCTGCGCCCGGTAGGTGTCGAGCGGCACACGCTTGATGTAACCGGCATGGGAAACGGTGACGACCATCTCCTCACGGGCGATCAGGTCCTCATCCTCCATGTCGAAATCGCCCTCGGCGATCTCCGTGCGGCGCGGGGTGGCAAACTCGTCGCGCACAGCGGCAAGTTCATCCTTGATGATCGTCATCACCCGCTCGCGGGAAGAGAGGATATCAAGATAGTCGGCGATCTCGTCACCCAGCTTGTGCAGCTCTTCTGAAATCTCGTCGCGGCCAAGCGCCGTCAGCCGCTGCAGGCGCAGATCGAGAATGGCGCGGGCCTGTTCCTCGGAAAGGAAATAGGTCCCGTCATCGTTCAGCCGGTGCTTGGGATCATCGATCAGTTCCACCAGCGGCGCCACGTCTTTTGCTTCCCAGCGCCGCTCCATCAACTGCGCGCGGGCCGTCGCCGGGTCCGGCGCGTGGCGGATCAACTTGATTACCTCGTCGATATTGGCAACCGCAATTGCCAGGCCAACCAGGATATGGGCGCGGGTGCGCGCCTTGTTGAGCAGGAACTTGGTACGCCGCGTTACCACTTCCTCGCGGAAGGCAACAAAGGCGCGCAGCAGATCGAGCAGGTTTAGCTGCTCCGGCTTTCCCCCATTAAGCGCCACGAAGTTGCAGCCGAAGGAAGTCTGCAGCGGCGTAAAGCGGTAGAGCTGGTTCAACACCACATCGCCCACCGCATCGCGCTTTAGTTCAATGACCACCCGGTAGCCGGAGCGGTCGGATTCATCGCGAATATCGGAAATGCCCTCAAGCCGCTTGTCGCGCACCAGTTCAGCGATCTTCTCGATCATCGAGGCCTTGTTCACCTGATAGGGAACTTCGGTGACGATGATTGCCTGACGCTCGCCGCGCAGCGTCTCAATCTCAGCCTTGCCCCGCATGATGACCGAGCCGCGCCCGGTCTCGTAGGCCGAACGGATGCCGGAACGCCCCAGAATGATGCCACCCGTTGGAAAGTCCGGCCCCGGAACGATCTCCATCACCGAAGCAAGATCGATTGCCGGATTGTCGATCAGCGCGATGCAGCCATCGATCACCTCGCCCAGATTGTGCGGCGGAATGTTGGTCGCCATGCCGACGGCAATGCCGCCCGCCCCATTGACCAGCAGATTGGGAAATCTCGCCGGAATGACCACCGGCTCGCGCTCTGAATTGTCGTAATTGTCCTGAAAATCGACCGTATCCTTGTCGAGATCGGACAAAAGCTCGTGCGCGGGCTTGGCAAGGCGCGACTCGGTGTAGCGCATGGCCGCAGCCTTGTCGCCATCGATCGAGCCGAAATTGCCCTGGCCGTCGATCAGCGGCACACGCAGGGAAAAGTCCTGCGCCATGCGCACCAGCGAATCGTAGATCGCTGAATCCCCGTGCGGGTGATATTTACCGATAACGTCACCGACGATGCGTGCCGACTTGCGGTACGGCTTGTTCCAGTCATAGCCGTTTTCATGCATCGAATAGAGGATGCGCCGGTGCACCGGCTTCAACCCGTCACGGGCATCCGGCAAGGCCCGGCTGACGATCACGCTCATCGCATAATCGAGATAGGACTTGCTCATCTCCTCGATGATGGAGACCGGCTTGATGTCCGATGAACCGCCCGGTTCGCCGCCGCCGCCATCACCCGGCGGATTGGGTATGTTGGTTTCGTCCGACAAAGACTGGAACCCCGTTAAAATGCAGTACGATCTTCTATCAGATAGGCGCTCGAAAGCCAAGTTTAGCCTTGATTTTCGGGGTTATTTTTTATTTATTTTTCAACACCTTATCTAAATCTAGCGCCTCACCTGGCAGCAAGGGCCGGATTTGGCGCTGCTTTGCGGTTTTTGCGCAGAATCGCACAGCCTTTCGACAGCGTTAAACAGGTTTCCAGGCCTTGAAAACACCCCGCCGTGAAATGCCTGTAACCCGTTTCCATAGGCCTTCCCGGCTGATATACCCGGTTGGCATTCCGGCAGCTATTTGCGCTATCGGTTTCGCCCTGGCGGAAGTTGGAGGGGAAATGCTCGATTTCGACATCATTTTGAATGCCTTCGTGACGCTGGCCGTTACCATCGACCCGCCGGGCCTGGCGCCGATCTTTCTGGCCCTGACGTCGGGCATGAACCGCACCCAGCGTTATTCCGTTGCCCTGCGCAGCGTGGCGATTGCCTTCGGTGTGCTGGTAGCCTTTGCGCTGGCCGGCATTGTAGTGCTCGACACGATGGGCATTACCATCCACGCCTTTCGCGTGGCCGGCGGATTGCTGCTGTTCTACATCGCCATCGAAATGGTCTTTGAAAAGCGCCAGGAGCGCCATGAAAAGTCTTCCCAAACCGCCATCACCAAGGACCAGATTGCCAACATCGCCGCCTTCCCGCTTGCCATTCCGCTGATTGCCGGGCCTGGCGCCATTTCCGCGACCATTCTGCTGGCAACCGATCTGGGGCATGAATGGCAACCGACCATGCTGCTGCTTGGCGTCATTGTCCTGGTGCTGCTGCTGGTCCTGCTTGCCTTCGTGGCAGCAGAATTCCTCGACAAATATCTCGGTGCGACCGGACGGACCATTTTAACCCGTCTGCTCGGTGTGCTGCTGGCAGCGCTCGCCGTCCAGTTCGTCGCAGACGGGGCGCTGGCGCTGTTTGCCGGCTGATTTTGCAAGCGTCTGGCGCTATTTCGGCAGTTCAAGCGTGAATTCACGCCCCCCGAACCCGTGTACGCTGTCGCGCGCCCGTATGACGACTTCCGTCACCCCGCCGGGGATGACGACACCGGAAAGCGAACGGGTAAAGGGCTGCTCGTCCACATGAGGATGCAGCAATTCGCGCGTGCCGTAGACCGTGCCGTGCGGGCCCACCACTTCCCACGCATCGGCATAATGCTCCCAGCCGGTGTCCTGATGGGCCACCGTCACGTCGAAATGCCAGCCCTCCCCGCTCTTGCGCGCCTTGACCTCAACGACATCGGCTTGTCCGGCAAAAGCCGACACGCTCCAGCACAACAGGATTGCACCAGCCACGCCGAAAACGCGCCCATGGGATTTCATCTTCATCGCTAACTCCACTTCCATCGGTTCGCACCCGGTTCGCGCCATCGTTTCGCGGCGACGGCAGGGTTTCGTTCCATGGCGCGACGGGTTATGGCATTAGAAACTGTTGGCAATAAGGGAACAAATCACAACATGGCGAGCGGGTCGAAAAAGGTCATCTATGCGGCGCTGGCCGGCAACGGATTGATTGCCATCACCAAATTCTTTGCTGCTTCCATTACCGGTTCTTCGGCCATGCTGTCGGAGGGTATCCACTCCCTGGTCGATACCGGCAATCAGGGACTGCTGCTGTACGGCATGAAACGGTCGGCCAAACCCGCCGACAAGGAGCATCCCTTCGGCTATGGCGCGGAACTTTATTTCTGGGCTTTTGTCGTTGCCATCCTGATTTTTGCCATCGGCTCGGGCATCTCCCTGTATGAAGGCATCAAGAAGGTCCTCGACCCCCACGTCATCAGCGATCCTTCGATCAACTACATCGTTCTGGCGCTGGCCATGGTGTTTGAGGGCGTTGCCTGGTGGATTGCCTACAAGGAATTTGCCGCCATCAAGGGCAATCGCAGCCTGTTTGAGGCCGTTCGCCAGTCAAAGGATCCAACGGTGTTCACCGTCCTGTTTGAGGACACTGCCGCCATGGCGGGGCTGATCGTCGCCTTTGCCGGCATTTTCCTGGCACAGTATCTGGCCATCCCGGAACTGGACGGCGTCGCCTCCATTTTGATCGGCGTCATACTGGGAATTACCGCCGTTCTCCTGGCTGTGGAGACCAAGGGCCTGCTGATCGGCGAAGCTGCCGCGCCGGAACTTGCGGCCTGGGTCAGCGAACAGGTTGACGCAGCTGAGGGCGTTGACCGGCTCAACGAGATCAGAACGCTGCATCGCGGCCCCCGCGACGTGCTGCTGGCCGTTTCCATCGATTTCAAGAACAACCTGACCGTCGGCAAGGTGGAAAACATCATCTACAAGCTGGAACTGGCGATCAAGGAGCGTTTTCCCGAGATCAAGCGCCTCTATATCGAAGTCCAGAACAAGCGCCACCACGCCGAGGAAGTGCGCAAGGCGGCGGCGGCGCGAAAACGCGAGGCGCGTTAAAACAAAAAGATTTGCCAAAACTCCCCTGCAGGGTTCAAATAATCAACGCAAATACAAGAATGGGAGCAACGCCATGAACCACAATGCTACCAAATCGATTTGTCTTGCCGCCGCAATCTCTCTTGGTCTTGCTGGCACGGCTGCAGCCTTTTCTATCAGTTTCAGTTGGGGAAATCTCAAGAAATGCACCAGCGGCAATCCCAACCGCGTCGCAAATCCCACATTCAAACTTCGCAGCGTCCCAGATGGTACAGCGAAAATCCGCTTCAAGATGAAGGATCTAAATGTACCAAGCTACAATCATGGTGGCGGCACCGTGAAATACTCCGGTGGTTCGACGATTGCTCCCGGTGCATTCAAATACAAGAGCCCCTGCCCGCCAAGCGGCTCACACAACTATGAATGGTCGGCGACTGCGCTCGATTCGAAAGGCAAGAAACTTGGCCAAGCCAAGGCGCGCAAGCGTTATCCTTGATTTTTCCTGCTGTTGACAACAAGACGCGCCGCAAAGCACCGCCTGACTTTCCGTTCAGCCGCTGTTGATCTGGGAAATGACGCGGCGGTGCATGCGCGGATGATTGCCGCTGTCGATATGGCCTGTATCGAGTTCCACCGCGCCCATGCGGGTGCTGGAATTGCCGCCGGCCCGCCGCAGTTTCTTTCGCGTGCATCCGGAATTGGAACAGATAAAGCTGTCGGCCTTCTTCACGTTGTTCTGCACCGCGGCCATGTTGCCGCCCTCGATCGCCGCCAGGTAATGAACCTTGACGCCATTGCGTGCCAGCTGCGAGGCGATATTGGCGACCGCATTGGCGCCCTGGCTGATGCCGACCAGTGAAATCTGGGTCGATGGATCGCGCTTGTAGGCTTTGGTGGCATCGCTGATGATGCCGTTGATGGCAGCCTGTGAAACGCTGCCGGAAAACTTGAAGTGCCGCGCATAGGGAATTTTCTTCGACAAATTGGTCAACCCATACCCGAATGCCTTGGAGAACAGCCCGTTGACCAGATAAACCTTCTTGGGCGCGGCCATCGCCTCACCCGAAGCAAGAACCGCCACGAGCAAAAGGGCTGCGGCAAAAGAAACCATATGCTTGAATGGCATTCCCATACTCCTTCATAATGCCCTGCCGGCGTCCGCCGCATGGCACTGTGTTCAGGGCGCAAACGGGCATATTCTCCCGAATCCGCCATGCAGAACCTGCGGGCAGCAGGTTGCAAAATCAACCCCGGATGGCAACTCGCAAGGTTGGCTGTCTGCGCATGTCTGCTGTAGCGTCAGCCGTACCGGTTTGGCTCTTTCGGGCCCTTGCGCAAAATCCAGTAAAGAAGCGGCAAAAAAATGACTGCCGCCGCTGCCATATGCGTATAGCCCACGCCCCATTCTGGGAAATATAAAAATCCCGCCAGCACGATCAGCAGGGGCAGTCCCAGCAGGGCCCACCAGCCGCTGCGGTCGTGATCGTGTACCCGGCGCGCTGAAAGGGCCAGGAAGGGCAGCACCGCAAAGGCAAAGACGGCCATGTCCAGGGTAATGCCCTCGCGCACTTCGCCAGGCAGGTAGCATATCCAGTTTTCATTGATCAGGCACAGATTGGGCGCCAGCCAGGTTTCATCGACCCAGGCCGCCAGCAGCCAGAG from Salaquimonas pukyongi harbors:
- a CDS encoding peptidylprolyl isomerase, which codes for MAYEDPENTLVMETTKGPVVIKLRPDLAPNHVARIKELAGEGFYDGIVFHRVIDGFMAQVGCPHGIGTGGSSKPDLKAEFNEEPHVRGTCSMARAQNPDSANSQFFICFEDAPFLNRQYTVWGQVIEGMENVDQIKRGEPVKDPDSIVSMKVASAL
- a CDS encoding peptidylprolyl isomerase; translation: MVYLDLKDGRVTIRLRPDLAPKHVAQIKTLVGKGFYDGIVFHRVIDGFMAQTGDPTGTGTGGSDLPDIEAEFTGEPFKRGTVGMARAADPNSANSQFFIMFADGDFLNGQYTVIGEVVGGMEHVDKIKRGTGQNGMVSEPDKIIKMTLAEQAG
- the coaD gene encoding pantetheine-phosphate adenylyltransferase, whose protein sequence is MSDAEIRIALYAGSFDPLTNGHVDVIRQALALADRVVVAIGVQASKKPVFSFEERAKLIEQSVSERVDVSGRVSVISFSGLVVNAARENGATVMVRGLRDSTDFNYEMQMAGMNSAMAPDVQTVFVPASAGLGHITGTLVRQIASMGGDVSGFVPAVVDKALKQKLS
- a CDS encoding LysE family translocator translates to MTLPTLLVFAFACFVIVIVPGPTVTVIIANSLRGGARAGLLNVLGTQVGLLPMVLIVALGLESVVRMMAEWFFWIKLAGAAYLIWLGISLLRSDGRLADPGTVKPPRIGYFWQGVLVIWSNPKALLFFGAFLPQFVNPAAGSPFWQSVVYGLTFMAVATIFDSLYALLAGKAGSALTRTRVRLVEKLSGGLLVAGGIWMAFLKRSPA
- a CDS encoding Crp/Fnr family transcriptional regulator, with amino-acid sequence MNLFENPVFLTLLVAGVFAIGGLFARRALSMRLFLLGAGIAAALAAWFSQSMALAAIAGAAIAVNLFRIYEIHNTSRRIRHIRHYGYNVSDLRKYMRPASFSAGQTIFEKGDPADRLYLVDEGTVAIDNGAKVEKDGLLGEVGLFTRSASRSMGARALGDVKLRMLGAEEVSRLCLDDPEFAYALAQIMATRMSENLQQLDKD
- the gyrA gene encoding DNA gyrase subunit A yields the protein MSKSYLDYAMSVIVSRALPDARDGLKPVHRRILYSMHENGYDWNKPYRKSARIVGDVIGKYHPHGDSAIYDSLVRMAQDFSLRVPLIDGQGNFGSIDGDKAAAMRYTESRLAKPAHELLSDLDKDTVDFQDNYDNSEREPVVIPARFPNLLVNGAGGIAVGMATNIPPHNLGEVIDGCIALIDNPAIDLASVMEIVPGPDFPTGGIILGRSGIRSAYETGRGSVIMRGKAEIETLRGERQAIIVTEVPYQVNKASMIEKIAELVRDKRLEGISDIRDESDRSGYRVVIELKRDAVGDVVLNQLYRFTPLQTSFGCNFVALNGGKPEQLNLLDLLRAFVAFREEVVTRRTKFLLNKARTRAHILVGLAIAVANIDEVIKLIRHAPDPATARAQLMERRWEAKDVAPLVELIDDPKHRLNDDGTYFLSEEQARAILDLRLQRLTALGRDEISEELHKLGDEIADYLDILSSRERVMTIIKDELAAVRDEFATPRRTEIAEGDFDMEDEDLIAREEMVVTVSHAGYIKRVPLDTYRAQRRGGKGRSGMSTKDEDFVTRLFVANTHTPILFFSSRGIVYKMKVWKLPLAAPQGRGKALVNLLPLQADERITKTMPLPEDEASWEDLDIMFATRRGTVRRNKLSDFIQVNRNGKIAMKLDGGDGIVGVETCTEDATVLLTSARGQCIRFPVTDVRVFTGRNSVGVRGINLADGDTVISMTILNPSQAEAWERTAYLKRRRAELAAESGEVPEPVEVEEGDDEQVLSEERYQVMREREQFILTLSRKGFGKRSSSHEYRVSGRGGKGIAAMVVNERNGQLVSSFPVEETDQIMLVTDGGQLIRCPVVDIRIAGRSTQGVTVFKTAEGEEVVSVERVSEADDEDEDLLPEEAGMVEPGGEADAQVATGGDDGAPDQDVAPEGDAES
- a CDS encoding MarC family protein — its product is MLDFDIILNAFVTLAVTIDPPGLAPIFLALTSGMNRTQRYSVALRSVAIAFGVLVAFALAGIVVLDTMGITIHAFRVAGGLLLFYIAIEMVFEKRQERHEKSSQTAITKDQIANIAAFPLAIPLIAGPGAISATILLATDLGHEWQPTMLLLGVIVLVLLLVLLAFVAAEFLDKYLGATGRTILTRLLGVLLAALAVQFVADGALALFAG
- a CDS encoding cation diffusion facilitator family transporter yields the protein MASGSKKVIYAALAGNGLIAITKFFAASITGSSAMLSEGIHSLVDTGNQGLLLYGMKRSAKPADKEHPFGYGAELYFWAFVVAILIFAIGSGISLYEGIKKVLDPHVISDPSINYIVLALAMVFEGVAWWIAYKEFAAIKGNRSLFEAVRQSKDPTVFTVLFEDTAAMAGLIVAFAGIFLAQYLAIPELDGVASILIGVILGITAVLLAVETKGLLIGEAAAPELAAWVSEQVDAAEGVDRLNEIRTLHRGPRDVLLAVSIDFKNNLTVGKVENIIYKLELAIKERFPEIKRLYIEVQNKRHHAEEVRKAAAARKREAR
- a CDS encoding DUF805 domain-containing protein — protein: MKKLTRLYSFAGRVKRAKFLQFIPLALGLWLLAAWVDETWLAPNLCLINENWICYLPGEVREGITLDMAVFAFAVLPFLALSARRVHDHDRSGWWALLGLPLLIVLAGFLYFPEWGVGYTHMAAAAVIFLPLLYWILRKGPKEPNRYG